Proteins co-encoded in one Cucurbita pepo subsp. pepo cultivar mu-cu-16 chromosome LG15, ASM280686v2, whole genome shotgun sequence genomic window:
- the LOC111811527 gene encoding transmembrane ascorbate ferrireductase 1-like, with the protein MGLPVKAFPFTVVSHVLAIVALILVLVWAVHFRGGLAWEAVNKNLIFNIHPVLMLLGLIIIGGEAIISYKSLPLRKEVKKVIHLVLHGVALALGIVGIWAAFKNHNESGIPNLYSLHSWIGIGVIALYGVQWVYGLVTFFYPGGSADLRRASLPWHVVVGISVYILAVGNSALGFLEKLTFLESGGVDKYGSEAFLVNFTAIITIVFGASVLLSVASHHSVQEHDADAYTAI; encoded by the exons ATGGGGCTACCGGTGAAGGCTTTTCCGTTCACTGTGGTGAGTCATGTACTGGCAATCGTGGCGCTGATTCTTGTCCTGGTTTGGGCCGTTCACTTCAGAGGCGGCCTGGCTTGGGAGGCCGTCAATAAGAACCTTATCTTCAAC aTTCATCCGGTTCTTATGCTACTCGGGTTGATCATCATAGGAGGGGAAG CAATAATTAGTTATAAATCACTACCATTgagaaaagaagtaaaaaaggTGATCCATTTGGTGCTACACGGCGTCGCTTTGGCACTGGGCATCGTGGGAATCTGGGCAGCATTCAAAAACCATAATGAAAGCGGGATCCCTAATCTTTACAGCTTGCATTCCTGGATTGGAATTGGCGTAATTGCCCTGTATGGTGTCCAG TGGGTGTACGGACTGGTGACATTCTTCTACCCTGGCGGGTCGGCGGATCTCCGAAGAGCATCACTTCCATGGCATGTGGTTGTGGGTATCAGTGTGTACATATTGGCTGTGGGGAACTCGGCGCTGGGGTTCTTAGAGAAGCTGACGTTTCTGGAGAGCGGGGGGGTGGACAAATACGGGAGTGAGGCGTTTCTTGTGAACTTCACTGCTATTATCACTATAGTATTTGGAGCCTCTGTGCTTTTGAGTGTTGCTTCACACCACTCCGTTCAAGAACACGACGCTGATGCCTATACTGCTATATGA